One genomic window of Quadrisphaera setariae includes the following:
- a CDS encoding AI-2E family transporter, giving the protein MSQLPAHGAPGVPGSSEPPDVAVAPAPDPTAGSRSLRLLVAFAAVVVVIAGLKAFSGSIGPAFLALVLVIVVHPLGARIQRLGSSPWVPQWAATWTGVAANMVVVYLIVAALAASLAWAAVELATTLPEYVGQLTVLRDQLLDLITGLGFNQAELIRMVNSANPYELLGYAQTLVSGLASGLTDFAFVLLLLFFLALDAAPFPKLLDQASHQHRDAVEAMRTFASGTRRYLVVSTVFGAIVAVLDVVALVWLGVPLALLWGLVSFVTNYVANIGFLLGVAPPALLALLANGPENALLVVVIYTVINVVIQGLIQPKIVGNAVGLSATLTFLSVVFWGFVLGGLGALLAVPLSLLARAVLIDADPRARWLLPLVAGSTRGVPVRKPSLPHLPHVHLPHLPLRHGSPPPTSTPSGTSPTTTDAAAPALAAPAPTPSSGPGAHPGQTASTGDAEGSEPVEQLRPTSAAEEWTGVPTEQGWPAGQQADPEDGTGRRASLARRLRSAADRFTR; this is encoded by the coding sequence GTGAGCCAGCTGCCGGCTCACGGCGCCCCCGGCGTCCCGGGCTCCTCCGAGCCGCCCGACGTCGCCGTGGCACCGGCGCCCGACCCCACCGCCGGCTCGCGCAGCCTGCGGCTGCTCGTGGCGTTCGCAGCGGTCGTCGTCGTCATCGCGGGGCTGAAGGCCTTCTCCGGCAGCATCGGGCCCGCGTTCCTGGCGCTGGTGCTCGTGATCGTCGTGCACCCGCTGGGTGCGCGGATCCAGCGGCTCGGCTCCTCGCCGTGGGTGCCGCAGTGGGCGGCCACCTGGACCGGTGTGGCGGCCAACATGGTGGTCGTCTACCTCATCGTCGCGGCGCTGGCGGCGTCACTGGCGTGGGCAGCGGTGGAGCTGGCCACCACGCTGCCGGAGTACGTGGGGCAGCTCACCGTCCTGCGCGACCAGCTGCTCGACCTCATCACGGGCCTGGGGTTCAACCAGGCCGAGCTCATCCGGATGGTCAACAGCGCGAACCCGTACGAGCTGCTGGGGTACGCCCAGACGCTCGTGTCAGGGCTGGCCTCCGGCCTGACGGACTTCGCCTTCGTGCTGCTCCTGCTGTTCTTCCTCGCGCTCGACGCCGCCCCGTTCCCCAAGCTGCTCGACCAGGCCTCCCACCAGCACCGCGACGCCGTGGAGGCGATGCGCACCTTCGCCTCGGGCACCCGGCGCTACCTCGTGGTCTCCACCGTCTTCGGTGCGATCGTGGCGGTGCTCGACGTGGTGGCCCTGGTGTGGCTCGGCGTGCCGCTGGCGCTGCTGTGGGGACTGGTCTCGTTCGTCACCAACTACGTCGCCAACATCGGCTTCCTGCTGGGCGTGGCCCCGCCGGCGCTGCTCGCGCTGCTGGCCAACGGCCCGGAGAACGCCCTGCTCGTGGTGGTCATCTACACGGTCATCAACGTGGTGATCCAGGGGCTCATCCAGCCGAAGATCGTCGGGAACGCCGTGGGTCTGTCGGCCACGCTGACGTTCCTGTCGGTGGTGTTCTGGGGCTTCGTGCTGGGCGGGCTCGGAGCGCTGCTGGCGGTGCCGCTGAGCCTGCTGGCGCGCGCGGTGCTCATCGACGCCGACCCCCGCGCCCGCTGGTTGCTGCCGCTGGTCGCCGGTAGCACTCGGGGTGTCCCGGTGCGGAAGCCGTCGCTGCCGCACCTCCCCCACGTGCACCTGCCGCACCTGCCCCTCCGTCACGGGTCCCCGCCGCCCACGAGCACCCCTTCCGGCACTTCCCCGACGACGACGGACGCCGCAGCACCCGCCCTGGCTGCTCCTGCGCCCACCCCGTCCAGCGGCCCGGGCGCGCACCCCGGCCAGACCGCCTCGACCGGGGACGCCGAGGGTTCCGAGCCGGTCGAGCAGCTCCGGCCGACGTCGGCCGCCGAGGAGTGGACCGGGGTCCCCACAGAGCAGGGATGGCCGGCCGGGCAGCAGGCGGACCCCGAGGACGGCACGGGCCGCCGCGCGTCCCTCGCCCGGCGCCTGCGCTCCGCGGCCGACCGCTTCACCCGCTGA
- a CDS encoding YdeI/OmpD-associated family protein, with amino-acid sequence MRYRTAVLNPRGNATGLEVPADVVEALGAGKRPLLRVTVVRVDGSSEPYSWTTTPGTMGGVVMVPLSSEHRTAAGLAAGDEVDVDVEVASAPAPLAVPDDLAAAVEGAGATAFFDQLAPSHRKEWVRWVEEAKKAETRASRVAQAAEALAAGRSRR; translated from the coding sequence GTGAGGTACCGCACCGCTGTGCTCAACCCGCGCGGGAACGCCACCGGGCTCGAGGTCCCCGCCGACGTCGTCGAGGCGCTCGGAGCGGGGAAGCGGCCGCTGCTGCGCGTCACTGTGGTGCGCGTCGACGGGTCGTCGGAGCCGTACTCGTGGACGACGACGCCCGGCACGATGGGCGGCGTCGTCATGGTGCCGCTGTCCTCGGAGCACCGCACCGCCGCTGGCCTCGCCGCGGGTGACGAGGTGGACGTCGACGTGGAGGTGGCGTCCGCGCCCGCTCCGCTCGCCGTCCCGGACGACCTGGCCGCGGCCGTGGAGGGCGCCGGGGCCACGGCCTTCTTCGACCAGCTGGCGCCCAGCCACCGCAAGGAGTGGGTGCGCTGGGTGGAGGAGGCCAAGAAGGCCGAGACGCGGGCGTCCCGCGTCGCGCAGGCCGCTGAGGCGCTGGCCGCGGGCAGGTCCCGCCGCTGA
- a CDS encoding aldose 1-epimerase family protein: MTVPASGEQHEISAGALKAVVTEVGGALRSFTDDGRDLVVPFDAAVPRKHYRGSVLAPWPNRTGDGRWSWQGVEQRLALTEPDRACALHGLVCWQPWDLVERSSDSVVLGTTVWPQAGYPGHVDLRVSYRLVEEGPDAGLTWELEATGVGGVPAPYGTSIHPYLVAGPGRVDDWTFELSAGATLVVDPERLLPVLDAEGREQLRPVDGSDLDFRGGAPLRGRSVDDAYARLSGPTAGSARVLAADGTGVAMHWDPQDCPWVQVHTADRPEPEDDRVGLAVEPMTCPPDALRTGTDLRVLERGQSTRSWWRIEPLRTPAASDAGGGS; this comes from the coding sequence ATGACGGTCCCCGCGTCCGGCGAGCAGCACGAGATCAGCGCCGGCGCGCTGAAGGCGGTGGTCACCGAGGTCGGTGGTGCGCTGCGGTCCTTCACCGACGACGGCCGCGACCTCGTGGTGCCCTTCGACGCGGCGGTCCCCCGCAAGCACTACCGCGGGTCGGTGCTCGCGCCGTGGCCCAACCGCACCGGTGACGGCCGCTGGAGCTGGCAGGGCGTCGAGCAGCGGCTGGCGCTCACCGAGCCTGACCGCGCGTGCGCGCTGCACGGCCTCGTGTGCTGGCAGCCGTGGGACCTCGTGGAGCGCTCGTCCGACTCCGTCGTGCTCGGCACCACCGTGTGGCCGCAGGCCGGCTACCCCGGCCACGTGGACCTGCGCGTCAGCTACCGCCTCGTCGAGGAGGGCCCTGACGCGGGCCTGACCTGGGAGCTGGAGGCCACCGGCGTCGGTGGGGTCCCCGCGCCCTACGGCACCTCCATCCATCCCTACCTCGTGGCGGGCCCGGGTCGCGTGGACGACTGGACCTTCGAGCTGTCCGCGGGCGCCACGCTCGTGGTGGACCCCGAGCGCCTCCTGCCCGTGCTCGACGCCGAGGGCCGCGAGCAGCTGCGTCCTGTCGACGGCAGCGACCTCGACTTCCGCGGCGGCGCCCCGCTGCGCGGCCGCTCCGTCGACGACGCCTACGCCCGGCTCAGCGGGCCCACCGCCGGCAGCGCGCGGGTGCTCGCGGCCGACGGCACCGGCGTCGCGATGCACTGGGACCCGCAGGACTGCCCCTGGGTCCAGGTGCACACCGCTGACCGCCCGGAGCCCGAGGACGACCGCGTGGGCCTGGCCGTGGAGCCCATGACGTGCCCGCCCGACGCGCTGCGCACCGGCACCGACCTGCGCGTGCTCGAGCGCGGCCAGAGCACCCGCTCGTGGTGGCGCATCGAGCCGCTGCGCACCCCTGCCGCGTCGGACGCCGGGGGCGGCTCGTGA
- a CDS encoding gluconokinase gives MGVSGSGKTTVAQLLAKDLGWVFAEADEFHPRANIAKMENGHPLTDDDRWPWLGAIRDWASERSDAGEDAVVTCSALKRSYRDLLRGSRARVRFVHLDGPPELLAQRIGGRTGHFMPSSLLGSQLDTLEPLGTDEDGVVVSVDQSPQDCARAAARALGL, from the coding sequence ATGGGGGTGTCCGGCAGCGGCAAGACCACCGTCGCCCAGCTGCTCGCGAAGGACCTCGGGTGGGTCTTCGCCGAGGCCGACGAGTTCCACCCGCGGGCCAACATCGCCAAGATGGAGAACGGCCACCCGCTCACCGACGACGACCGCTGGCCCTGGCTGGGGGCCATCCGCGACTGGGCGAGCGAGCGCTCCGACGCCGGCGAGGACGCCGTGGTCACCTGCTCGGCGCTGAAGCGCTCCTACCGCGACCTGCTGCGCGGCTCGCGCGCCCGGGTGCGCTTCGTCCACCTCGACGGGCCGCCGGAGCTGCTCGCGCAGCGCATCGGTGGGCGCACCGGCCACTTCATGCCCAGCTCGCTCCTCGGCTCCCAGCTCGACACCCTCGAGCCGCTGGGGACCGACGAGGACGGCGTGGTCGTCTCCGTGGACCAGTCCCCGCAGGACTGCGCCCGCGCCGCCGCCCGGGCGCTCGGCCTGTGA
- a CDS encoding dihydroxyacetone kinase family protein, which produces MTRLFNDPSAFAEDAKAGFCDAFSSYVVDVPGGVVRRRRTREGKVAVVVGGGSGHYPAFAGIVGPGYADGAVMGNVFTSPSAAEAAAVGRAASGGAGVLLTTGNYAGDVLNFGLAVERLEAEGIPARYVAVTDDVASKGQGADGRRRGIAGDVPVFKCASAAAEEGMSLDDVERVALKTNERTRTLGVAFSGCTLPGADGPLFTVPEGRMSVGLGIHGEAGIDEVDMPTAAELARTLVDGVLGDVPEGLDVRGARVTALLNGLGNTKYEELFVVWNDVARLLRERGLEVVEPEVGELVTSLDMAGCSLTLTWLDEELERLWGAPADTPAYRKGRLVEAAAGGQDDAAAEGAVRSDDEAAADAEAPPLSTGPADEGSRAAAAAVVDALAAVADAMATAEDELGRIDAVAGDGDHGRGMVRGSAAARDAARTAADGGAGAGTVLQAAGDEWAARAGGTSGVLWGELLGAMAKRVGDEAAPDGATVAAGVRAGYDRLGELGGAKPGDKTMLDALGPFCDTLDAGVGSGERLRDAWAAAAERAVQAADATKDLTPKVGRARPLAERSKGTPDAGATSLGMVARVVAGVLAGR; this is translated from the coding sequence ATGACCCGCCTGTTCAACGACCCGTCAGCCTTCGCCGAGGACGCGAAGGCAGGATTCTGCGACGCGTTCTCCTCCTACGTGGTGGACGTGCCCGGCGGGGTGGTCCGCCGGCGCCGCACCCGGGAGGGCAAGGTCGCCGTCGTCGTCGGCGGAGGCTCGGGGCACTACCCGGCCTTCGCGGGGATCGTCGGTCCCGGCTACGCCGACGGCGCGGTCATGGGCAACGTCTTCACCTCCCCCTCGGCCGCCGAGGCCGCCGCCGTGGGACGCGCCGCCTCCGGCGGCGCCGGCGTGCTGCTGACCACCGGCAACTACGCCGGTGACGTGCTGAACTTCGGCCTGGCGGTGGAGCGGCTGGAGGCCGAGGGCATCCCCGCCCGGTACGTGGCCGTCACCGACGACGTCGCCAGCAAGGGCCAGGGGGCCGACGGGAGGCGGCGCGGCATCGCCGGTGACGTGCCCGTGTTCAAGTGCGCCAGCGCCGCCGCCGAGGAGGGCATGTCCCTCGACGACGTCGAGCGCGTGGCCCTCAAGACCAACGAGCGCACCCGCACCCTCGGCGTGGCCTTCAGCGGCTGCACGCTGCCCGGGGCCGACGGCCCGTTGTTCACCGTCCCCGAGGGTCGCATGAGCGTGGGCCTGGGCATCCACGGCGAGGCGGGCATCGACGAGGTGGACATGCCCACCGCCGCGGAGCTGGCGCGGACCCTCGTCGACGGCGTGCTCGGGGACGTCCCGGAGGGCCTGGACGTGCGGGGGGCCCGCGTCACGGCGCTGCTCAACGGCCTGGGGAACACCAAGTACGAGGAGCTGTTCGTCGTCTGGAACGACGTCGCCCGCCTCCTGCGAGAGCGGGGGCTGGAGGTGGTCGAGCCCGAGGTCGGCGAGCTCGTGACGAGCCTGGACATGGCCGGGTGCTCCCTGACCCTCACCTGGCTCGACGAGGAGCTGGAGCGCCTGTGGGGCGCGCCCGCCGACACCCCCGCCTACCGGAAGGGGCGGCTCGTCGAGGCAGCTGCTGGCGGTCAGGACGACGCTGCTGCTGAGGGTGCTGTCCGGAGCGACGACGAGGCCGCGGCAGACGCCGAGGCGCCTCCCCTGTCGACCGGCCCGGCTGACGAGGGCTCGCGCGCCGCGGCCGCGGCGGTGGTGGACGCCCTGGCCGCCGTCGCGGACGCGATGGCGACCGCCGAGGACGAGCTCGGGCGCATCGACGCCGTGGCCGGCGACGGCGACCACGGGCGCGGCATGGTCCGCGGCTCGGCGGCCGCCCGCGACGCCGCCCGCACCGCCGCGGACGGCGGCGCCGGCGCCGGCACGGTGCTCCAGGCCGCGGGCGACGAGTGGGCGGCGCGCGCGGGCGGGACGTCGGGGGTGCTGTGGGGCGAGCTGCTGGGCGCGATGGCGAAGCGCGTCGGCGACGAGGCCGCCCCGGACGGGGCGACCGTGGCCGCGGGGGTCCGCGCCGGGTACGACAGGCTCGGGGAGCTGGGCGGCGCGAAGCCCGGCGACAAGACGATGCTGGACGCGCTCGGCCCCTTCTGCGACACCCTCGACGCGGGCGTGGGCAGCGGAGAGCGCCTGCGCGACGCGTGGGCGGCGGCAGCGGAGAGGGCGGTCCAGGCGGCGGACGCCACGAAGGACCTGACGCCGAAGGTCGGGCGCGCCCGGCCGCTGGCCGAGCGCAGCAAGGGCACCCCGGACGCCGGCGCAACCAGTCTGGGGATGGTGGCCCGGGTGGTGGCCGGCGTGCTGGCGGGCCGCTGA
- a CDS encoding DUF3817 domain-containing protein — MSATAPRSGASASPPRLRRDPGASLTRYRVMAIATGVMLLVLCVEMVLKYGFGIAGSVGTFLATAHGWVYFVYLFTVADLWSKLRWPLGRLVVLLLCGVVPFLSFWAERRVVADVRAGRSGPSVPSTPGARA; from the coding sequence GTGAGCGCCACCGCCCCGCGCTCCGGCGCCAGCGCTTCCCCTCCCCGGCTCCGCCGCGACCCCGGGGCCTCCCTGACCCGCTACCGGGTCATGGCGATCGCCACCGGCGTCATGCTGCTGGTGCTGTGCGTGGAGATGGTCCTCAAGTACGGCTTCGGCATCGCGGGTTCCGTCGGCACGTTCCTGGCCACCGCCCACGGCTGGGTCTACTTCGTCTACCTCTTCACCGTGGCCGACCTGTGGAGCAAGCTGCGCTGGCCGCTGGGGCGCCTCGTCGTCCTGCTCCTGTGCGGCGTGGTGCCGTTCCTGTCGTTCTGGGCCGAGCGCCGGGTGGTCGCCGACGTGCGCGCCGGCCGCTCCGGCCCCTCCGTGCCCTCGACCCCTGGAGCTCGTGCGTGA
- the guaA gene encoding glutamine-hydrolyzing GMP synthase produces the protein MTDQTAATPPAEVAAEAKHRPVLVVDYGAQYAQLIARRVREADAYSEVVPSTASVTDILAKDPAAVILSGGPSSVYADGAPQVDPALFEAGVPVLGICYGFQAMASALGGTVAQTGLREYGGTQLRASTDGSTLLDGQPAEQSVWMSHGDAVTAAPEGFSVVAQSAGAEVAAFEDDERRLYGVQWHPEVAHSSFGQQVLENFLRRGAGVPADWTAGSIIDEQVELIRAQVGSGRVICGLSGGVDSAVAAALVQKAVGDQLTCVFVDHGLLRAGEAEQVERDYVAATGVNLKVWDASEAFLAALAGVTDPETKRKAIGREFIRAFEAAAREVIEDAAEASTAAGSGADGDGEVRFLVQGTLYPDVVESGGGEGAANIKSHHNVGGLPDDLQFELVEPLRALFKDEVRAVGAELGLPAEIVGRQPFPGPGLGIRIIGEVTRERLEVLRAADAIAREELTAAGLDSTIWQCPVVLLADVRSVGVQGDGRTYGHPIVLRPVSSEDAMTADWTRMPYDVLARISTRITNEVAEVNRVVLDVTSKPPGTIEWE, from the coding sequence GTGACCGACCAGACCGCTGCCACCCCGCCCGCCGAGGTGGCCGCCGAGGCCAAGCACCGCCCCGTGCTGGTGGTCGACTACGGCGCCCAGTACGCCCAGCTCATCGCGCGCCGCGTGCGTGAGGCCGACGCCTACTCGGAGGTCGTGCCCAGCACCGCCTCCGTGACCGACATCCTCGCCAAGGACCCGGCCGCCGTGATCCTGTCCGGCGGGCCGAGCTCGGTGTACGCCGACGGCGCCCCCCAGGTCGACCCGGCGCTGTTCGAGGCCGGCGTGCCTGTGCTGGGCATCTGCTACGGCTTCCAGGCCATGGCCTCCGCCCTCGGCGGCACCGTCGCCCAGACCGGCCTGCGCGAGTACGGCGGCACGCAGCTGCGCGCCTCCACCGACGGCTCCACCCTGCTCGACGGCCAGCCCGCCGAGCAGAGCGTCTGGATGTCGCACGGCGATGCGGTGACCGCCGCGCCCGAGGGCTTCTCCGTGGTCGCGCAGAGCGCCGGGGCCGAGGTCGCCGCGTTCGAGGACGACGAGCGCCGCCTCTACGGCGTGCAGTGGCACCCCGAGGTCGCCCACTCCAGCTTCGGGCAGCAGGTGCTGGAGAACTTCCTGCGCCGCGGAGCGGGTGTCCCGGCTGACTGGACCGCCGGCAGCATCATCGACGAGCAGGTCGAGCTCATCCGCGCCCAGGTGGGCAGCGGACGCGTCATCTGCGGCCTCTCCGGCGGGGTCGACTCCGCCGTCGCCGCCGCGCTCGTCCAGAAGGCCGTCGGCGACCAGCTGACGTGCGTCTTCGTCGACCACGGCCTGCTGCGCGCCGGCGAGGCCGAGCAGGTCGAGCGGGACTACGTGGCCGCCACCGGCGTCAACCTCAAGGTCTGGGACGCCTCCGAGGCCTTCCTCGCGGCGCTCGCCGGCGTCACCGATCCGGAGACCAAGCGCAAGGCGATCGGCCGGGAGTTCATCCGCGCCTTCGAGGCCGCGGCCCGCGAGGTCATCGAGGACGCAGCGGAGGCGTCGACAGCCGCTGGTTCCGGTGCTGACGGCGACGGCGAGGTGCGCTTCCTCGTCCAGGGCACCCTGTACCCCGACGTCGTGGAGTCCGGTGGCGGTGAGGGCGCCGCGAACATCAAGAGCCACCACAACGTGGGCGGCCTCCCCGACGACCTGCAGTTCGAGCTGGTCGAGCCGCTGCGCGCGCTCTTCAAGGACGAGGTCCGCGCGGTGGGCGCGGAGCTCGGCCTGCCCGCCGAGATCGTCGGGCGCCAGCCCTTCCCCGGCCCCGGCCTGGGCATCCGGATCATCGGCGAGGTGACGCGAGAGCGCCTGGAGGTCCTCCGCGCCGCCGACGCGATCGCCCGCGAGGAGCTCACCGCCGCCGGCCTCGACTCGACCATCTGGCAGTGCCCCGTGGTGCTCCTCGCCGACGTCCGGTCCGTGGGCGTGCAGGGCGACGGGCGCACCTACGGGCACCCGATCGTCCTGCGCCCGGTGAGCAGCGAGGACGCCATGACGGCTGACTGGACGCGCATGCCGTACGACGTGCTGGCCCGGATCTCCACGCGCATCACCAACGAGGTGGCCGAGGTCAACCGCGTGGTGCTCGACGTGACGAGCAAGCCGCCGGGCACCATCGAGTGGGAGTGA
- a CDS encoding NUDIX hydrolase gives MGDQGHRSGPLGALLERVPPGLRGSAQTALLRAFRVTPAPVRRALVRAGTPSYTVGAVCAVEHEGSVLFLRQPHRGGWSLPGGLLDRGEAPAPGVEREVREETGLRVRVGVPVTALVEPRVRRVDVVYRVVVDQRPDVEPGGEARGFAWLTPGEASRDADSATRSILEGMAEALAEGARGGRLLP, from the coding sequence ATGGGCGATCAGGGGCACCGGTCCGGTCCGCTGGGCGCGCTGCTGGAGCGCGTGCCCCCGGGGCTGCGTGGCAGCGCGCAGACCGCGCTGCTGCGCGCGTTCCGCGTCACGCCCGCTCCCGTGCGCCGCGCGCTCGTGCGTGCCGGGACCCCCAGCTACACCGTGGGCGCGGTGTGCGCCGTGGAGCACGAGGGCTCCGTGCTGTTCCTGCGCCAGCCCCACCGCGGCGGGTGGTCGCTGCCCGGCGGCCTGCTCGACCGCGGCGAGGCACCGGCGCCCGGGGTGGAGCGCGAGGTCCGCGAGGAGACCGGGCTGCGCGTGCGGGTGGGCGTCCCGGTGACGGCGCTGGTGGAGCCGCGGGTGCGCCGGGTGGACGTCGTCTACCGGGTGGTGGTCGACCAGCGCCCCGACGTGGAGCCCGGCGGCGAGGCCCGCGGCTTCGCGTGGCTCACCCCAGGAGAGGCCTCCCGCGACGCCGACTCCGCCACCCGGTCGATCCTGGAGGGGATGGCCGAGGCCCTGGCCGAGGGCGCCCGCGGCGGACGGCTCCTGCCCTGA
- a CDS encoding SURF1 family protein produces MLRTALRPANLGLLLLMVAAAVVFSLLGEWQLGRSQQHARVSPTETVVPIGEVIQPAADFTGHADHQRVSVSGTWADLPVEEVPDRPLDGRGGTWVVAALQESTTGGLLPVLLGWQPAGQAPPEAPTGAAQLTGRLMASEQPTGVAADGQLRALSSGDLVNVWPGRLYTGYLVADAGSAGQPRGLVAVPSEAPVPRLDPQNLSYAFQWWLFAAFALVMWVKIVKDRHGDELEDRRLAELEAAGEGYDDDGGGAAGDPPDPAPRPVRAGLRAWEDVAVPEARPLTQPDAPQVPR; encoded by the coding sequence GTGCTGCGCACGGCCCTGAGACCCGCCAACCTCGGGCTGCTCCTGCTCATGGTGGCCGCCGCCGTCGTCTTCTCCCTGCTGGGGGAGTGGCAGCTGGGGCGCTCCCAGCAGCACGCGCGCGTCTCGCCCACCGAGACCGTGGTGCCGATCGGCGAGGTGATCCAGCCCGCGGCCGACTTCACCGGCCACGCCGACCACCAGCGCGTGTCGGTGAGCGGCACCTGGGCCGACCTCCCCGTGGAGGAGGTGCCGGACCGCCCCCTCGACGGGCGCGGCGGCACCTGGGTGGTCGCGGCGCTGCAGGAGAGCACCACGGGCGGCCTGCTGCCGGTGCTCCTGGGCTGGCAGCCCGCGGGCCAGGCCCCGCCGGAGGCGCCCACCGGCGCCGCGCAGCTGACGGGCCGCCTCATGGCCTCCGAGCAGCCCACGGGGGTGGCTGCGGACGGGCAGCTGCGCGCGCTGAGCTCGGGTGACCTCGTCAACGTCTGGCCGGGGCGCCTCTACACCGGCTACCTCGTGGCCGACGCGGGCTCCGCCGGCCAGCCGCGGGGCCTCGTCGCCGTTCCCAGTGAGGCCCCGGTGCCCCGCCTGGACCCGCAGAACCTCTCCTACGCGTTCCAGTGGTGGCTGTTCGCGGCGTTCGCCCTGGTCATGTGGGTCAAGATCGTCAAAGACCGCCACGGTGACGAGCTGGAGGACCGCCGCCTCGCCGAGCTCGAGGCCGCCGGCGAGGGGTACGACGACGACGGCGGGGGTGCCGCCGGCGACCCGCCGGACCCGGCGCCCCGGCCCGTCAGAGCAGGTCTGCGGGCCTGGGAGGATGTCGCCGTGCCCGAAGCCCGTCCGCTGACGCAGCCCGACGCCCCGCAGGTGCCCCGGTGA
- a CDS encoding sugar phosphate nucleotidyltransferase, giving the protein MVLAAGAGTRLRPLTDQLPKALVPVGCVPLLDSALDRLAAALGDDHPTPARVAVNAHALAELVARAASGRAHVSREDLLPAAGEDDDERAGVRPAAPPATGPSKPPPALGTAGALGALLPWLDGRSALVTNADAWMPRGPALLADLVRGWDGQRCRLLCEPAAPGARADFRAPDGTGVRYVGSCVLPAHLLERLRPEPSGLYEVLWRDLAARPADDGGLDLAVVPAGSALDCGTPADYLRANLLATGGGSAVSPGAVVRGALERAVVWPGAVVEADEHLVDAVRAGTAARPVTVRGGGPSVGPVS; this is encoded by the coding sequence GTGGTGCTCGCCGCCGGGGCCGGCACCCGGTTGCGCCCCCTCACCGACCAGCTGCCCAAGGCCCTGGTGCCGGTCGGCTGCGTGCCGCTGCTGGACAGCGCCCTGGACCGCCTGGCCGCGGCCCTCGGCGACGACCACCCCACCCCGGCCCGCGTGGCCGTCAACGCGCACGCGCTCGCGGAGCTGGTGGCGCGGGCCGCGTCCGGCAGGGCCCACGTGAGCCGCGAGGACCTCCTCCCGGCCGCAGGAGAGGACGACGACGAGCGCGCCGGCGTCCGCCCCGCTGCGCCTCCGGCGACGGGCCCGTCGAAACCGCCTCCGGCGCTGGGCACGGCGGGGGCGCTGGGAGCGCTGCTGCCCTGGCTCGACGGCCGCTCAGCGCTGGTCACCAACGCCGACGCGTGGATGCCCCGGGGCCCCGCCCTGCTCGCCGACCTGGTCCGCGGCTGGGACGGCCAGCGCTGCCGCCTCCTGTGCGAGCCCGCGGCCCCCGGCGCTCGCGCCGACTTCCGCGCCCCCGACGGCACCGGGGTGCGCTACGTCGGCTCCTGCGTGCTGCCCGCCCACCTGCTGGAGCGCCTGCGACCGGAGCCGTCGGGCCTGTACGAGGTGCTCTGGCGGGACCTGGCCGCGCGCCCTGCGGACGACGGCGGCCTGGACCTCGCGGTGGTGCCCGCCGGCAGCGCCCTGGACTGCGGCACCCCGGCCGACTACCTGCGCGCCAACCTCCTGGCCACCGGCGGCGGCAGCGCCGTCAGCCCGGGCGCGGTCGTCCGCGGCGCCCTCGAGCGCGCCGTCGTGTGGCCGGGCGCCGTCGTGGAGGCCGACGAGCACCTGGTGGACGCCGTGCGAGCGGGCACGGCCGCTCGGCCGGTCACCGTGAGGGGTGGAGGGCCCTCGGTCGGCCCGGTGTCCTGA